Proteins found in one Seonamhaeicola sp. S2-3 genomic segment:
- the galE gene encoding UDP-glucose 4-epimerase GalE → MDKILVTGGLGFIGSHTVVELQEAGYDVVIIDDLSNSSEKVLDGITAITGKTPVFEKIDLKEKSLVEAFFKKHNDIKGVIHFAASKAVGESVQEPLLYYENNISTLVYLLKELKQLPEASFIFSSSCTVYGQADELPITENAPVKQAESPYGNTKQIGEEIIRDTCKVVPTLKAIALRYFNPVGAHASTEIGELPIGVPQNLVPFITQTAIGLREQLSVFGDDYPTPDGTCIRDYIHVVDLAKAHVVALERLLKNKNKDNYETFNLGTGKGSSVLEVVEAFERVSGKKLNYKIVGRREGDIISAYADTTKANNELGWKTELTLDDAMLSAWKWEQKVRSK, encoded by the coding sequence ATGGATAAAATATTAGTTACAGGGGGTTTAGGCTTTATAGGGTCACATACCGTAGTAGAGTTGCAAGAAGCTGGTTACGATGTTGTTATTATTGATGACTTATCAAATTCATCAGAGAAAGTACTAGATGGTATTACAGCTATTACTGGTAAAACACCAGTTTTTGAAAAAATAGACTTAAAAGAAAAATCATTAGTTGAAGCTTTTTTTAAAAAACATAATGATATAAAAGGCGTTATTCATTTTGCGGCTAGTAAAGCAGTAGGAGAGAGTGTTCAGGAACCCTTATTGTATTATGAAAATAACATAAGTACGTTAGTTTATTTATTAAAAGAGTTAAAGCAATTACCCGAAGCTAGTTTTATTTTTAGTTCATCTTGTACTGTTTACGGACAAGCCGATGAATTACCAATTACAGAAAATGCTCCTGTTAAACAAGCAGAATCTCCATATGGAAACACAAAGCAAATAGGAGAAGAAATTATAAGAGATACCTGTAAAGTAGTACCAACTTTAAAAGCTATTGCATTACGTTATTTCAATCCAGTTGGCGCACATGCTTCTACAGAAATTGGAGAACTACCTATTGGCGTACCGCAAAATTTAGTGCCATTTATTACGCAAACTGCTATTGGTTTAAGAGAGCAACTATCGGTTTTTGGTGATGATTACCCAACACCAGACGGAACATGTATAAGAGATTATATTCATGTGGTAGATTTAGCAAAAGCACATGTTGTGGCTTTAGAACGATTGCTTAAAAATAAGAATAAAGACAATTATGAAACTTTTAATTTAGGAACTGGTAAAGGAAGTTCTGTATTAGAAGTAGTAGAAGCTTTTGAGCGTGTTTCTGGTAAAAAACTTAATTATAAAATAGTAGGAAGAAGAGAAGGTGATATCATTTCTGCCTATGCAGATACTACTAAAGCTAATAATGAATTAGGTTGGAAAACAGAATTAACTTTAGATGATGCTATGCTTTCTGCTTGGAAATGGGAACAGAAAGTTAGAAGTAAATAA
- the lspA gene encoding signal peptidase II produces the protein MKLSRRSAFIIITIIASIAIDQISKVWIRANVTPGTSSEIIGKYFTLHNVENTGAFLGMGSDLNETLRIILLLILPVVVLGFVLRYVFKDKSLGNWSLFAFASIIGGGIANVYDRFVYGSVTDFWHIDLGGVFRTGIFNVADVFVSTGMIILVFFTFFKKTKKAD, from the coding sequence ATGAAACTATCACGTCGTTCAGCATTTATTATCATAACTATTATTGCTAGTATTGCTATTGATCAAATTTCTAAGGTTTGGATTAGAGCTAATGTAACACCTGGAACTTCATCAGAAATTATTGGTAAATACTTTACGCTACATAACGTAGAAAACACAGGTGCCTTTTTAGGTATGGGAAGTGATTTAAATGAAACGCTTAGAATTATTTTACTACTTATTCTTCCTGTTGTAGTGTTAGGTTTTGTGCTTAGATATGTTTTTAAGGATAAAAGTTTAGGTAATTGGTCGCTTTTTGCTTTTGCTAGTATTATTGGTGGCGGCATTGCTAATGTTTACGACCGGTTTGTGTATGGAAGTGTTACCGATTTTTGGCATATTGATTTAGGCGGCGTTTTTAGAACTGGTATTTTTAATGTTGCCGATGTATTTGTTAGCACGGGCATGATAATACTGGTATTTTTTACTTTTTTTAAGAAAACAAAAAAAGCTGATTAA
- the fabD gene encoding ACP S-malonyltransferase, which produces MNAYIFPGQGAQFSGMGLDLYENSATAQELFEQANDILGFAITDIMFEGSAEDLKQTNVTQPAIFLHSVILAKTLGDSFKPDMVAGHSLGEFSALVANGTLNFEDGLKLVSQRAMAMQKACELQPSTMAAVLGLDDDVVEKVCAITDGVVVAANYNCPGQLVISGEVEAVNKACETLKEEGARRALVLPVGGAFHSPLMEPAREELAAAIENTTFSKPNCPIYQNVTANAVTDENAIKTNLISQLTAPVRWTQSVQQMISDGATLFTEVGPGKVLQGLVKKINRASETASATFEGNL; this is translated from the coding sequence ATGAATGCATATATATTTCCTGGTCAAGGCGCACAATTTTCTGGAATGGGCTTAGACCTTTATGAAAACTCTGCTACAGCACAAGAGTTATTTGAACAAGCTAATGATATTTTAGGTTTTGCCATAACAGACATTATGTTTGAAGGTTCTGCTGAAGATTTAAAGCAAACCAATGTAACACAACCTGCTATATTTTTACACTCAGTAATTTTAGCCAAAACTTTAGGCGATAGCTTTAAACCAGATATGGTTGCAGGACACTCGCTTGGTGAATTTTCTGCCTTAGTTGCTAACGGCACTTTAAATTTTGAAGATGGTTTAAAACTAGTTTCGCAACGTGCTATGGCTATGCAAAAAGCTTGCGAATTACAACCCAGTACTATGGCTGCGGTTTTAGGATTAGATGATGATGTAGTTGAAAAGGTTTGCGCTATTACTGATGGTGTTGTGGTTGCTGCCAACTACAATTGTCCAGGTCAATTAGTAATTTCTGGCGAAGTAGAGGCGGTTAATAAAGCTTGCGAAACCTTAAAAGAAGAAGGTGCTAGAAGAGCTCTAGTATTACCTGTTGGTGGTGCATTTCATTCGCCATTAATGGAACCCGCACGCGAAGAATTAGCTGCTGCTATTGAAAATACAACCTTTAGCAAACCAAACTGTCCTATTTATCAAAATGTAACAGCTAATGCCGTTACAGATGAAAATGCTATTAAAACCAATTTAATATCGCAATTAACAGCTCCTGTACGCTGGACACAGTCTGTACAACAAATGATTAGCGATGGTGCTACGTTGTTTACTGAAGTAGGTCCAGGCAAAGTGTTACAAGGGCTAGTTAAAAAAATTAACAGAGCTTCTGAGACAGCTTCTGCAACTTTTGAAGGTAACTTATAA
- a CDS encoding kelch repeat-containing protein, whose translation MKYFCLCFIFFSCILNAQIKDWWIDKNEDENYTARHECSFVQAGDKFIMFGGRESAQKLDIYDFKTNTWTQAKNLAPKEFNHFQATFYKGFVWIIGAFKTNTFPREIPEENVWLYFPPTDSWIKGPEIPKNRRRGGAGLVVYNNKFYLIGGNTIGHDGGYVNWFDEYNPKTNTWTVLENASQARDHFSAAVINNKLYAVAGRHSGGEGGVFAPLVNVVDVYDFNTKTWSVLKENIPTPRAAPGIAVFNNELLVMGGEGTQKGPAYNIVEAYNPITGKWSKKATMHYPRHGTQAIRSGKGIYIAAGSPKRGGGRQLNMEVYNEDKPSGTKLIASHLTGPKKVKIAKGGSTSIKIKNKGGNTGSFITSIKLIGKDAHAFKVDSNVNFTLIDANSSFFIKIKHLTNTLGETASLEITYNGDSKKIINLVSN comes from the coding sequence ATGAAATATTTCTGCCTTTGTTTTATCTTCTTTTCTTGTATTTTAAACGCTCAAATTAAAGACTGGTGGATTGATAAAAACGAAGACGAAAACTATACCGCACGTCATGAATGTTCTTTTGTGCAAGCTGGTGATAAGTTTATTATGTTTGGTGGTAGAGAATCGGCTCAAAAACTTGATATCTACGATTTTAAAACCAATACTTGGACACAAGCTAAAAACTTAGCTCCAAAAGAATTTAACCATTTTCAAGCTACGTTTTACAAAGGTTTTGTTTGGATAATTGGCGCTTTTAAAACCAATACCTTTCCCAGAGAAATTCCTGAAGAAAACGTATGGTTGTATTTCCCACCAACTGATAGCTGGATAAAAGGTCCCGAAATTCCTAAAAACAGAAGACGTGGCGGTGCAGGTCTTGTGGTTTATAATAATAAGTTTTATTTAATTGGAGGTAATACTATTGGCCACGATGGAGGTTATGTAAACTGGTTTGATGAATACAACCCAAAAACCAACACATGGACAGTTTTAGAAAACGCATCACAAGCCAGAGACCACTTTAGTGCTGCTGTTATTAACAATAAGCTTTATGCTGTTGCTGGCAGACATTCTGGTGGTGAAGGCGGTGTGTTTGCCCCTTTAGTAAACGTAGTAGATGTTTATGATTTTAACACCAAAACATGGTCTGTTTTAAAAGAAAACATACCAACTCCCCGAGCTGCTCCAGGAATTGCTGTTTTTAATAATGAATTACTAGTAATGGGTGGCGAAGGCACGCAAAAAGGACCCGCTTATAACATTGTTGAAGCTTACAACCCTATAACAGGAAAATGGTCTAAAAAAGCAACTATGCATTATCCCAGACATGGTACCCAAGCCATCCGTTCTGGAAAAGGTATTTATATTGCTGCAGGTTCTCCTAAAAGAGGTGGTGGCAGACAACTAAATATGGAAGTTTACAATGAAGATAAACCTAGCGGTACTAAATTAATAGCGTCTCATTTAACAGGTCCTAAAAAAGTTAAGATTGCTAAGGGGGGCTCAACTTCAATTAAAATAAAAAACAAAGGTGGTAATACTGGTAGTTTTATAACTTCAATTAAATTGATTGGAAAAGATGCGCATGCCTTTAAAGTAGATTCTAATGTAAATTTTACTTTAATTGATGCAAACAGTAGTTTCTTCATAAAAATAAAGCATCTAACTAATACACTTGGTGAAACCGCAAGTTTAGAAATTACTTATAATGGTGATAGCAAAAAAATTATTAATCTAGTAAGTAACTAA
- a CDS encoding dihydrofolate reductase, with protein MFGKKKNIPQIDKDQLELIENAQKRIKQKKRLYMHFVLFLLGAIFLIIANTVLGIGKGVQFFQIDWFVFAIFIWLFFLLYHTFNVFVTNKFLGKAWEQKQLEKLVAQQKIRIEKLKNELKKEAPIIAETEVYNEELAIKNKTSEITIIVAAAENDAIGKDNKLIWHLSDDLKRFKTLTNGHHIIMGRKTFESFPKPLPNRTHVVITRQPNYKAPEGVIVVNSLEAAIEASKADPQPFIIGGGQIYKQAIGIADKIELTRVHESFEADAFFPEIDPNIWEETSNIFHTKDAKHEHEFSFLTYVRK; from the coding sequence ATGTTTGGAAAAAAGAAAAATATACCTCAAATAGATAAAGATCAGTTAGAATTAATTGAAAATGCACAAAAACGTATAAAGCAAAAAAAGCGTTTATATATGCACTTTGTACTGTTTTTATTAGGTGCTATTTTTTTAATTATTGCCAACACCGTTTTGGGTATTGGTAAAGGTGTGCAATTTTTTCAAATAGACTGGTTTGTGTTTGCCATTTTTATTTGGCTTTTCTTTTTGTTATACCATACTTTTAATGTGTTTGTAACCAATAAATTTTTAGGAAAAGCTTGGGAACAAAAACAATTAGAAAAATTAGTAGCACAACAAAAAATTAGAATTGAAAAACTAAAAAATGAATTAAAAAAAGAAGCGCCTATTATTGCCGAAACCGAGGTTTATAATGAAGAACTAGCTATTAAAAATAAGACTTCTGAAATTACCATTATTGTTGCTGCTGCCGAAAATGACGCTATTGGCAAAGACAATAAACTTATTTGGCATTTAAGTGATGACCTAAAACGTTTTAAAACACTAACAAACGGACACCATATTATTATGGGTAGAAAAACGTTTGAAAGTTTCCCTAAGCCATTGCCTAACAGAACACATGTTGTAATTACCAGACAACCAAATTATAAAGCCCCCGAAGGGGTTATTGTAGTTAATAGCTTAGAGGCAGCTATTGAAGCCTCTAAGGCAGACCCTCAACCTTTTATTATTGGTGGTGGCCAAATTTACAAACAAGCTATAGGTATTGCCGATAAAATTGAACTTACTAGAGTGCATGAGTCTTTTGAAGCCGATGCCTTTTTCCCAGAAATAGACCCCAATATTTGGGAAGAAACCAGTAACATTTTCCATACTAAAGATGCAAAACATGAGCATGAATTTTCTTTTTTAACGTATGTAAGAAAATAG
- a CDS encoding isoamylase early set domain-containing protein: MAIKKQFLKSKPVCKVTFSIEAEDAKKVSVIGSFNDWNAKKAPLKKLKNGTFKGTVDLDVDNSYEFKYLVDGEYVNDSEADSYVWNDFAGSENSVVTV; this comes from the coding sequence ATGGCTATTAAAAAACAATTCTTAAAAAGTAAGCCAGTATGTAAGGTTACTTTTTCTATTGAAGCGGAAGATGCAAAAAAAGTTTCTGTTATAGGAAGCTTTAACGATTGGAATGCTAAAAAGGCACCTCTTAAAAAATTAAAAAACGGCACCTTTAAAGGTACGGTTGATTTAGATGTAGATAACTCTTATGAGTTTAAATATTTAGTAGATGGCGAGTATGTAAACGACTCAGAAGCAGATTCTTATGTTTGGAATGACTTTGCAGGATCAGAAAACAGTGTTGTAACAGTATAA
- a CDS encoding ATP-binding protein: MLKRLIILNSDIYSKADIELDNCNSLQIVGPNNIGKSTLIYALNFLFIIDGREMTFSGNRTGDKTTFNHYFPSINSSYIVFEIFKNRYYSILVKRNAEGNLDYYKIDSEYKEKLYFTDTANGQKLKKFDSLLSEFATNGIEHNKFPNRREVFNFIYQKGKRNNAVVWLNQNINQDGRGISNNFSKIYKYLINSKLINNNSLKESLIIADNKENESVSFSKKNQKDIQTLLKHNRDIKVIKSIQRSFNDFKELVNQYAGKSTILSELIFAFDHQYSSLYSELATSVSKMKIKRDKDRTHLNETLNPKKDRLNQELGKIETQLKQKQKDIDQKDKLVKEIKSFESLQFLEQSFQNLDKERKDIESQLTQIENQNLSSKDIESKIEKAKTQIQKITYQVESYSSQLIHQISDNQDNKELLNRILSTDISSLSSDHISDKISKTENLMKLFDGVIKLPNGLKGKPIESIEDLKQQIKEFEKEKSLNEKLLPIAKDLEKHQKDLEEIKKKIKGVTDKIEKLKQLPNFEKELESIKLEFENLLKQKEQSTKEIKLLEEEIRKLEEAIRQADKEIINKENRIKEIQDWKVELEQLGIIPKEYQTTDSLDNIYKNLKRNFEERKDIKYKKDSLFEKLKSKTETSFASETDFIKHVDLELVTLDDKQKAIDGLLKNISTQFANPCRTLYSRFEEFNSYITNQFNSKIRKIKISDIDTLKIEIIENEKLIKDLNKIIQIRDLTSELIFEDQSENLNTLNKYLDSQTTISFNDLFDIKLHLHKKGQHKVVDLKNQIESDGTDKMIRLVLIMSIINQIVVKDDENKIVIFVDEIGTIDEANRIEILNFCKEHNFIPISAAPLHPYDGFDKYYLVRRSQGKIVVSEKNGNVIFRKPVEA, translated from the coding sequence ATGTTAAAAAGACTCATAATACTGAATTCTGATATATACTCAAAAGCAGATATAGAACTTGACAATTGTAATTCTCTTCAAATTGTAGGACCAAACAACATCGGAAAAAGCACATTGATTTACGCTCTAAACTTTCTATTTATAATTGATGGAAGAGAAATGACTTTTAGCGGAAATCGAACAGGAGACAAAACCACATTCAACCATTATTTTCCTTCTATAAATTCAAGTTATATTGTCTTTGAGATTTTCAAAAATCGCTACTACTCTATTTTGGTCAAAAGAAATGCCGAAGGTAATCTCGACTATTATAAAATTGATAGTGAATATAAAGAAAAACTCTATTTTACCGACACTGCAAACGGCCAAAAACTAAAAAAGTTTGACTCATTACTTTCCGAATTTGCCACTAATGGAATTGAGCACAACAAATTTCCAAACCGTAGAGAAGTTTTCAACTTTATCTATCAGAAAGGCAAACGAAACAATGCGGTAGTTTGGTTAAACCAAAATATAAACCAAGACGGACGAGGAATTAGCAACAATTTTTCCAAAATCTATAAGTACCTGATAAATTCAAAGCTTATAAACAACAACTCGCTAAAAGAGTCATTGATAATTGCAGATAATAAGGAAAACGAAAGCGTTTCATTTTCAAAGAAAAACCAAAAGGACATACAAACCTTATTAAAGCACAATCGGGATATAAAAGTTATCAAAAGTATCCAACGTAGCTTTAATGACTTCAAAGAATTGGTAAATCAGTATGCAGGAAAAAGTACGATACTTTCAGAGTTGATATTTGCTTTTGACCATCAATATTCATCACTTTATTCAGAATTGGCAACTTCTGTTTCAAAAATGAAAATTAAAAGAGACAAAGATAGAACCCATTTAAATGAAACGCTCAACCCGAAAAAAGACCGACTAAACCAAGAATTGGGTAAAATTGAAACCCAATTGAAACAAAAGCAGAAGGATATTGACCAAAAAGATAAATTGGTAAAAGAAATCAAGTCGTTTGAGAGTTTACAGTTTTTGGAGCAATCCTTTCAAAACTTGGATAAAGAAAGAAAGGATATAGAAAGTCAACTAACCCAAATCGAGAACCAAAATTTAAGCAGTAAAGACATTGAGAGCAAAATTGAGAAAGCCAAAACTCAAATTCAAAAAATCACATATCAAGTAGAAAGCTATTCTAGTCAATTGATTCATCAAATTTCAGATAATCAAGACAACAAGGAACTTTTAAATAGAATTTTGTCTACTGATATTTCAAGTCTATCGTCCGACCACATTTCCGATAAAATTTCAAAAACGGAAAACTTGATGAAACTCTTTGATGGTGTTATAAAGCTGCCGAATGGTTTGAAAGGAAAGCCAATAGAATCCATTGAAGATTTAAAGCAACAAATTAAGGAATTTGAAAAGGAAAAAAGCCTTAATGAAAAACTACTTCCTATAGCCAAGGATTTAGAGAAACATCAAAAGGATTTAGAAGAAATAAAGAAGAAAATCAAGGGTGTAACCGATAAAATTGAAAAGCTAAAACAGCTTCCAAACTTTGAGAAGGAACTTGAATCCATAAAGTTGGAATTTGAAAATTTACTCAAACAAAAAGAGCAATCAACTAAAGAAATAAAACTGCTCGAAGAAGAAATAAGAAAGTTAGAAGAAGCGATAAGGCAAGCGGATAAAGAGATTATAAATAAAGAGAATAGAATAAAAGAAATTCAAGATTGGAAAGTTGAACTTGAGCAACTCGGTATAATACCCAAAGAATATCAGACCACCGATTCTTTAGATAATATCTATAAAAATCTTAAACGAAACTTTGAGGAAAGAAAAGACATCAAATATAAAAAAGATAGTCTCTTTGAAAAGCTAAAATCCAAAACAGAAACTTCTTTTGCTAGTGAAACCGATTTTATAAAACACGTTGATTTGGAATTGGTCACATTAGACGATAAACAAAAAGCTATTGATGGCTTGTTAAAAAATATTTCCACCCAATTTGCAAATCCTTGTCGCACGCTATATTCAAGATTTGAAGAGTTCAACTCTTATATAACCAATCAGTTCAATTCAAAAATTCGGAAGATAAAAATTTCGGATATCGATACGTTGAAAATAGAAATCATTGAGAATGAAAAACTCATCAAGGATTTAAACAAAATCATCCAAATCAGGGATTTAACATCTGAACTGATTTTTGAAGACCAATCTGAAAACCTAAATACGCTCAACAAATATTTGGATAGTCAAACCACAATTTCATTCAATGATTTGTTTGATATTAAACTTCATCTGCATAAAAAAGGGCAACATAAAGTCGTGGACCTAAAAAACCAAATCGAATCGGACGGTACAGACAAAATGATACGTTTGGTTCTGATTATGTCAATCATCAATCAAATCGTTGTGAAAGATGATGAAAACAAGATTGTGATATTTGTGGATGAAATCGGAACCATTGACGAGGCAAATAGAATTGAAATTTTGAACTTCTGTAAAGAACATAACTTCATACCGATTTCAGCCGCACCATTGCATCCTTATGACGGTTTTGACAAATACTATTTGGTGAGGAGAAGCCAAGGAAAAATAGTGGTGAGTGAGAAAAATGGAAATGTTATCTTCAGAAAACCCGTTGAAGCGTGA
- a CDS encoding thymidylate synthase — translation MKQYHDLVKHVLENGNEKGDRTGTGTKSVFGYQMRFDLSEGFPMVTTKKLHLKSIIYELLWFLKGDTNINYLTENGVRIWNEWADDNGDLGPVYGHQWRNWNSDEIDQIKEVIDTLKNNPNSRRMLVSAWNPSVLPDTSKSFAENVANGKAALPPCHAFFQFYVANGKLSCQLYQRSADIFLGVPFNIASYALFTMMMAQVCGYEAGEFIHTFGDAHIYSNHFEQLELQLSRDPRPLPKMILNPEIKDIFDFKFEDFTLVDYNPHPHIKGVVAV, via the coding sequence ATGAAACAATACCACGACTTAGTAAAGCACGTTTTAGAGAATGGCAATGAAAAAGGAGACCGCACAGGAACAGGAACAAAAAGTGTATTTGGGTATCAAATGCGATTTGATTTAAGCGAAGGTTTCCCTATGGTAACCACCAAAAAACTGCATTTAAAATCTATTATTTATGAGTTGCTTTGGTTTTTAAAAGGCGATACCAACATTAATTATCTAACCGAAAACGGTGTTAGAATCTGGAATGAATGGGCCGATGACAATGGCGATCTTGGTCCTGTTTACGGACACCAGTGGCGCAACTGGAACAGTGATGAAATAGACCAAATAAAAGAGGTGATAGACACCCTAAAAAACAACCCCAATAGCCGCAGAATGTTAGTTTCGGCGTGGAACCCTTCGGTGTTACCAGATACTAGCAAAAGTTTTGCCGAAAATGTAGCCAACGGTAAAGCCGCCTTACCTCCTTGTCATGCGTTTTTCCAGTTTTATGTAGCTAATGGTAAACTGTCTTGTCAGCTATACCAACGTAGTGCCGATATCTTTTTAGGTGTCCCCTTTAATATTGCTTCTTATGCCCTATTCACCATGATGATGGCACAGGTATGTGGTTACGAAGCTGGAGAATTTATACACACCTTTGGCGATGCGCATATTTACAGCAACCACTTTGAACAGTTAGAGTTACAACTCTCGCGCGACCCAAGACCACTACCAAAAATGATTTTAAACCCAGAAATTAAAGATATTTTCGATTTTAAATTTGAAGATTTCACCTTAGTAGACTACAACCCACATCCGCATATTAAAGGGGTTGTGGCGGTTTAG
- a CDS encoding NupC/NupG family nucleoside CNT transporter has protein sequence MKHQLFLIFLAISLVFTTPIFAQETEKTPPQETTIDAQKINVDTTSNTTLTDHSVETTTDAQVTNPPINPSKGFSFNSLWRGVLGMLVLLIISFLLSKSRKSINWRTVGLGLAAQLFLAIGVLKVPFIQAIFEWVGGIFVSILNFTMAGTEFLFNSFVTNQLENALVNFAVTILPTIIFFSALTSVLFYLGIIQKIVKGLAWLLTKLLQISGAESLSVAGNIFLGQTESPLMIKAYLEKMNRSEILLVMIGGMATVAGGVLAAYIKFLGAGDPVMEIFYAKHLLAASVMAAPGAVVISKMLYPQTETIDSEIKVTQDNIGSNILDAIANGTTEGLKLAVNVGAMLLVFLAFIAMFNGILGWVGEVTTLNSWIASNTVYESFSLEFLLGYLFAPLMWLIGVASEDIALMGQLLGVKLVASEFIGYIQLAELKDIGNVLHLANEKSVIMATYMLCGFANFASIGIQIGGIGSLAPGQRKTLSEFGLKALIGGTIASLLSATIAGMIIG, from the coding sequence ATGAAGCATCAACTTTTTCTGATTTTTTTAGCTATCTCATTAGTTTTTACAACTCCAATATTTGCTCAAGAAACAGAAAAAACGCCGCCCCAAGAAACTACTATTGATGCTCAGAAAATTAACGTTGACACTACATCTAATACTACCTTAACAGACCACTCTGTTGAGACAACAACAGACGCTCAAGTAACAAACCCCCCAATAAATCCAAGTAAAGGATTTTCTTTTAATAGCTTATGGCGTGGTGTTCTAGGAATGTTAGTCTTACTCATTATCTCGTTTTTACTTAGTAAAAGCAGAAAATCTATAAACTGGAGAACCGTTGGGTTGGGGCTAGCAGCACAATTATTTTTAGCCATAGGTGTGTTAAAAGTACCTTTTATTCAAGCTATATTTGAGTGGGTAGGTGGCATTTTTGTAAGCATTTTAAACTTTACAATGGCTGGAACCGAGTTTCTTTTTAACTCATTCGTCACTAATCAACTTGAAAATGCATTGGTTAATTTTGCGGTAACCATTCTACCAACCATAATATTCTTTTCTGCCTTAACGTCGGTATTATTTTACTTAGGAATCATTCAAAAAATAGTTAAAGGACTTGCTTGGTTATTAACCAAACTATTACAAATATCTGGTGCAGAAAGCTTAAGTGTTGCTGGTAATATCTTTTTAGGACAAACCGAATCGCCATTAATGATAAAAGCCTATTTAGAAAAAATGAATCGTTCTGAGATTCTTTTAGTAATGATTGGAGGTATGGCAACCGTAGCTGGTGGCGTACTTGCTGCTTATATTAAGTTTCTTGGAGCCGGAGACCCTGTTATGGAAATTTTTTACGCAAAACATTTACTAGCAGCATCTGTAATGGCTGCCCCAGGCGCTGTAGTAATTTCTAAAATGCTTTATCCGCAAACCGAAACAATAGATTCTGAAATAAAAGTAACCCAAGATAATATTGGCTCTAACATACTTGATGCCATTGCCAACGGAACTACCGAAGGTTTAAAACTAGCCGTAAATGTAGGTGCCATGTTATTAGTATTTTTAGCATTTATAGCCATGTTTAATGGTATTTTAGGTTGGGTTGGCGAAGTAACAACGCTGAACTCTTGGATAGCAAGCAATACCGTTTATGAAAGCTTTTCGTTAGAGTTTTTATTAGGCTATTTATTTGCGCCTTTAATGTGGCTTATAGGTGTTGCCTCTGAAGACATAGCACTTATGGGGCAATTATTAGGTGTTAAACTGGTTGCCAGTGAATTTATAGGCTATATACAACTAGCAGAACTAAAAGATATTGGTAATGTACTACATCTTGCCAACGAAAAATCGGTTATTATGGCTACTTATATGCTTTGCGGATTTGCTAATTTTGCTTCAATAGGTATTCAAATTGGTGGTATTGGTTCATTAGCTCCAGGGCAACGTAAAACCTTATCAGAGTTTGGTTTAAAAGCCTTAATTGGTGGCACCATAGCCTCTTTACTTTCTGCTACTATTGCAGGTATGATTATTGGTTAA
- a CDS encoding bifunctional nuclease family protein has product MSLVRLNIKGISYSQTQNGAYALILNEVEGDRKLPIVIGAFEAQSIAIALEKEIRPPRPLTHDLFKNFADRFDIVVKQVIIHKLVDGVFYSSLICERDKIEEIIDARTSDAIALALRFDAPIFTYKNILDKAGIYLKVNPAKDEEDKPKEDSILVDDLLANEMEPSAQRENYQGKTIQELQNMLDEAVANEDYEKAAHIRDEISKRQ; this is encoded by the coding sequence ATGAGTTTAGTTAGATTAAATATTAAGGGGATTTCATATAGCCAAACCCAAAATGGCGCTTATGCATTGATATTAAACGAAGTAGAAGGAGATAGAAAACTCCCTATAGTTATTGGCGCTTTTGAAGCACAATCTATAGCCATTGCTTTAGAAAAGGAAATTAGACCTCCAAGACCCTTAACTCACGATTTATTTAAAAATTTTGCCGATAGATTTGACATTGTAGTTAAACAAGTCATCATCCATAAATTGGTAGATGGTGTTTTTTATTCTAGTTTAATTTGCGAACGCGATAAAATTGAAGAAATAATTGATGCCAGAACTAGTGATGCTATTGCCTTAGCGCTTCGCTTTGATGCGCCTATTTTCACCTATAAAAACATACTTGATAAAGCCGGTATTTACCTAAAAGTAAATCCTGCTAAAGATGAAGAAGACAAGCCTAAAGAAGATAGTATTTTAGTTGATGATTTACTAGCAAACGAAATGGAACCTAGTGCACAACGCGAAAACTATCAGGGTAAAACCATACAAGAACTTCAAAACATGCTTGATGAAGCTGTAGCAAATGAAGACTACGAAAAGGCGGCACACATTAGAGATGAAATTTCCAAACGACAATAA